A genomic region of Zalophus californianus isolate mZalCal1 chromosome 1, mZalCal1.pri.v2, whole genome shotgun sequence contains the following coding sequences:
- the LOC113918425 gene encoding sorting nexin-24-like, producing the protein MEVYITSFSYEESDLELGYTVFKIEVLMNGRKHFVEQRYSEFHALHKKLKKCIKTPEIPSKHVRNWVPKVLEQRQQGLETYLQAVILENEELPKLFLDFLNVRHLPSLPKAESCGSFDEMESEESSKLSHQPVQLFLRDPYVLPAAGDFPNVVIEGVLHGIFYPHLQHR; encoded by the coding sequence ATGGAGGTCTACATCACGTCCTTTAGCTACGAGGAGAGCGACCTGGAGCTGGGATACACAGTATTTAAGATAGAAGTGCTaatgaatggaagaaaacattttgttgAACAAAGGTACAGCGAATTTCACGCCTTGCACAAAAAGctgaagaaatgtataaaaactcCAGAAATTCCTTCTAAACATGTTAGGAACTGGGTCCCAAAAGTCTTGGAACAACGACAACAAGGTTTGGAAACATATTTACAGGCtgtcattttggaaaatgaagagCTTCCCAAACTCTTCCTTGATTTCCTAAATGTGCGACACTTGCCCTCGCTACCAAAGGCAGAGAGTTGTGGATCTTTTGATGAGATGGAATCTGAAGAATCAAGCAAACTGTCCCACCAGCCGGTACAGCTGTTCCTCAGGGATCCATATGTCTTGCCTGCAGCCGGTGATTTTCCAAATGTGGTTATTGAAGGAGTCCTCCATGGGATATTTTACCCCCATCTGCAGCACAGGTAG